A genomic region of Arachis hypogaea cultivar Tifrunner chromosome 5, arahy.Tifrunner.gnm2.J5K5, whole genome shotgun sequence contains the following coding sequences:
- the LOC112799891 gene encoding uncharacterized protein — protein MERFCNVSELPRGVWVAIAIKVATTSIEDLCKFRMTCCVARDVGDDDNVLRMVAIPPPHQLNWVWIRDPIGRRFFERCIEIGHPELLFREALRELYIRRNHAVGWQMMQNAARNGLDAAKYALSMELLLRRDDRDAKKEGLELFRALEAGNLLPACYSSCFAVLTISWPDEVQMPDKGEEHTICDSTRCMTRGHMGLLYDYRRRAAERGSIHRVGGANHIRCIRCRADYEVERFVDIARV, from the coding sequence ATGGAGCGTTTCTGTAACGTCTCTGAACTACCCCGCGGCGTTTGGGTAGCCATAGCCATTAAAGTCGCGACCACATCGATTGAGGACCTGTGCAAGTTCCGTATGACGTGTTGCGTTGCGCGTGATGTAGGCGACGACGATAATGTCCTCAGGATGGTTGCCATACCACCTCCGCATCAACTGAATTGGGTGTGGATACGGGACCCTATTGGGCGAAGATTTTTCGAGAGGTGCATTGAAATTGGTCACCCGGAACTTCTGTTTCGGGAGGCGCTGCGGGAGCTCTACATAAGACGTAACCACGCTGTAGGATGGCAAATGATGCAAAATGCAGCAAGGAATGGGCTGGACGCAGCCAAGTACGCACTTTCAATGGAGTTGCTCCTCCGAAGGGACGACAGAGACGCCAAAAAAGAAGGTTTGGAACTTTTTCGTGCGCTCGAAGCAGGTAACTTACTCCCGGCATGTTACTCGAGTTGCTTCGCAGTCCTCACAATTTCTTGGCCAGATGAAGTCCAAATGCCAGATAAGGGAGAGGAACATACAATATGTGACTCGACCAGATGCATGACCCGAGGCCACATGGGTCTTCTCTATGACTACCGCCGAAGGGCGGCAGAGCGGGGCTCCATCCACAGAGTCGGAGGCGCCAACCATATTCGGTGCATTCGTTGTCGCGCCGACTACGAGGTGGAACGTTTCGTTGACATAGCTAGGGTTTAG
- the LOC140184640 gene encoding uncharacterized protein produces the protein MYRPTGTANLPHDVWTLIAGRTAAQSVRDLCSLRMSCTAARNAGDEDFVYRCANIPIWDQRWWSVSPMHHPGRNFLARCRQRGHVEVMFRYAVSDLFLGGCRFAGMETMHVVAAQGHSAAQYIVAMMLMLRDDAESKNKGLQTFRWLEAAGALTNCKLVFRGVVQGTWRHLRRVPRLNEENQVCSSHACPSRGNMGAIYRHQRYGRGWDVNDGDGGAGHISCVHCRADYELILFVHLFD, from the coding sequence ATGTATCGTCCGACAGGCACTGCCAACCTTCCCCACGATGTATGGACCTTAATTGCTGGAAGGACCGCAGCACAGTCCGTCAGGGACTTGTGCAGTCTCAGGATGTCGTGCACCGCTGCACGTAATGCAGGGGATGAGGATTTCGTTTACAGATGCGCCAACATTCCAATTTGGGACCAGCGATGGTGGAGTGTGAGTCCCATGCACCATCCGGGAAGAAACTTCTTAGCGCGATGCAGGCAGAGAGGCCACGTGGAAGTTATGTTTCGGTATGCGGTGTCTGACCTTTTCCTAGGCGGGTGTCGTTTTGCAGGGATGGAAACCATGCACGTTGTCGCAGCCCAGGGCCATTCGGCAGCCCAGTACATAGTGGCGATGATGCTGATGCTACGCGACGACGCCGAGTCAAAGAACAAGGGCTTACAAACATTTCGTTGGCTTGAGGCGGCTGGTGCCCTGACAAACTGCAAACTGGTGTTCCGCGGCGTTGTCCAGGGGACGTGGAGACACCTGCGTCGCGTGCCGAGGCTAAACGAAGAGAATCAAGTTTGTTCTTCGCATGCATGTCCAAGCCGTGGGAACATGGGTGCCATTTACCGCCATCAACGCTATGGAAGAGGGTGGGACGTAAACGACGGTGACGGAGGTGCTGGTCATATTTCGTGCGTGCATTGTAGGGCTGATTATGAATTGATCCTGTTTGTCCACCTCTTTGACTGA